The following proteins come from a genomic window of Kitasatospora sp. NBC_01246:
- a CDS encoding Crp/Fnr family transcriptional regulator, with amino-acid sequence MGLLGGDQPFARTLTAHDLEALVSLGAERTFRPEQHLLSEGDRSTHVLLVLAGWSMVFTAIDRGATRLVLGLRGPGELIGELAALDQRPRSATVQALGPVKTLVIPGDSFRRFLAESPRVGSQVMTQLASRLRDSDRERSALASLTVVQRLARRLVELSGTDATSRPGRDGAAAVVHLAQEDLAATVGATREAVAKALRLLRDQGLVRTGTRQVEILAPAPLLLLARGPAEQRPEARRRT; translated from the coding sequence ATGGGTCTGCTCGGCGGCGACCAGCCCTTCGCCCGAACACTCACCGCCCACGATCTCGAAGCCCTGGTCTCGCTCGGGGCCGAGCGGACGTTCCGGCCGGAGCAGCACCTGCTCTCCGAGGGCGACCGGTCCACGCACGTCCTGCTGGTGCTGGCCGGCTGGTCCATGGTCTTCACGGCCATCGACCGGGGGGCGACCCGGCTCGTGCTCGGCCTGCGCGGACCGGGTGAACTCATCGGCGAGCTGGCCGCGTTGGACCAGCGACCGCGCAGTGCGACGGTCCAGGCGCTCGGGCCCGTCAAGACCCTGGTGATTCCCGGCGACAGCTTCCGCCGGTTCCTGGCCGAAAGCCCCCGGGTCGGCAGCCAGGTGATGACCCAACTGGCCTCCCGGCTAAGGGACTCGGACCGCGAACGGTCCGCGCTCGCCTCGCTCACCGTGGTCCAGCGACTCGCCCGCCGCCTGGTGGAGCTCTCCGGCACCGACGCCACCTCCCGGCCGGGCCGGGACGGCGCCGCCGCGGTCGTCCACCTCGCCCAGGAGGACCTCGCCGCGACCGTCGGCGCCACCCGCGAGGCGGTGGCCAAGGCACTCAGACTCCTGCGCGACCAGGGCCTGGTGCGCACCGGCACCCGGCAGGTCGAGATCCTCGCCCCCGCCCCGCTGCTGCTGCTCGCGCGGGGACCGGCCGAGCAGCGGCCGGAGGCGCGACGGCGCACTTGA
- a CDS encoding tetratricopeptide repeat protein, translated as MAEHRHYWVRAAGRPARADARERLDLPPVLSLVNANRRLRGPYTAVGAILRAIVPDALARCPEAVTGHDIEILSTTPELRDLVPAIRETLTSLAVPKERTRFYSALRTLRIAHGLVEFLEAYLRAVGSAPRTLIVDDAHAADPTDAEFLAVLLRRVDPALLTVVVTTGDEPPVSPAGLGSEDLPTALAAYCTVVGPVVASVVVPRGEGGAPDQGRPAGSSPSSPSAGSAGSAGSAGEGPAGTPSAAVLGRRHIDGDGVGDDPDELAAYLALPPTERARLHDLRRAELETAGESSLRLGAIAWHAEHGSDPSGVGADTLRHALDHCMDLGYYHAVLDLGERGRRLVTHESHPTHWWAFTTKMTTSFAALGLAEQALPLYDEARALSSSPEVHMQAAYATAMLHTRHFGADRRDHQLARSWVNQAIAFAKWHPEPKEREARVVFNRNGLALIEVHQGRLEAALELLDACIARLDETLEEHEHALHRSVLRYNRAQVYAGLGRHTDAVADYTAVIECDPNYAEYYFDRGMLWRDLGSPEQALADYDRAIRLSPPFPEAYFNRADVLAELGETEAAAADFGYVLELDPAFADARLNRAALLFEAGEHERALGEVGTGLAATPDSPQLLCLKGQLLAAEGDPAAASEACRAALAADPEYAQAWALLGELRYEEGDLDGASADLARAVELSADPGMRFNLAVVHHDAGRYGEALGLLDEVLGATEDVDARLQRARCLIGLDRADTARADLLACLEADPGSAEQVYELMPDLARV; from the coding sequence ATGGCCGAGCACCGCCACTACTGGGTCCGCGCCGCCGGGCGTCCCGCCCGCGCCGACGCCCGCGAGCGGCTCGACCTGCCGCCCGTGCTCTCCCTGGTGAACGCCAACCGCCGGCTCCGGGGGCCCTACACCGCCGTCGGCGCGATCCTGCGCGCGATCGTCCCGGACGCGCTCGCCCGCTGCCCCGAGGCCGTCACCGGGCACGACATCGAGATCCTCTCCACCACACCGGAGTTGCGCGACCTGGTGCCGGCCATCCGGGAGACGCTGACCTCGCTGGCGGTGCCCAAGGAGCGCACCCGCTTCTACTCGGCGCTGCGCACCCTGCGGATCGCCCACGGCCTGGTCGAGTTCCTGGAGGCGTACCTGCGCGCGGTCGGTTCCGCCCCGCGCACGCTGATCGTCGACGACGCCCACGCGGCCGACCCCACGGACGCCGAGTTCCTCGCCGTCCTGCTGCGGCGCGTCGATCCCGCGCTGCTCACCGTGGTGGTCACCACCGGCGACGAGCCGCCCGTGAGCCCGGCCGGCCTCGGCAGCGAGGACCTGCCGACCGCGCTGGCCGCGTACTGCACGGTGGTCGGCCCGGTGGTTGCCTCGGTGGTCGTCCCGAGGGGGGAGGGCGGCGCGCCGGACCAGGGGCGGCCGGCGGGTTCGTCGCCTTCGTCGCCTTCGGCGGGTTCGGCGGGTTCGGCGGGTTCGGCTGGCGAAGGCCCGGCCGGGACGCCGTCGGCCGCCGTGCTCGGCCGCCGGCACATCGACGGGGACGGCGTGGGCGACGACCCGGACGAGCTCGCCGCCTACCTGGCCCTGCCGCCCACCGAGCGCGCCCGGCTGCACGACCTGCGACGGGCCGAGCTGGAGACGGCCGGGGAGTCCTCGCTGCGGCTCGGCGCCATCGCCTGGCACGCGGAGCACGGCAGCGACCCGTCCGGCGTCGGGGCGGACACGCTGCGCCACGCGCTCGACCACTGCATGGACCTCGGCTACTACCACGCCGTCCTGGACCTCGGCGAGCGCGGCCGGCGGCTGGTCACCCACGAGAGCCACCCCACCCACTGGTGGGCCTTCACCACCAAGATGACCACCTCCTTCGCCGCGCTCGGCCTCGCCGAGCAGGCGCTGCCGCTGTACGACGAGGCCCGGGCGCTCAGCTCCTCGCCCGAGGTCCACATGCAGGCCGCGTACGCCACGGCCATGCTCCACACCCGGCACTTCGGCGCCGACCGGCGCGACCACCAGCTGGCCCGGAGCTGGGTCAACCAGGCGATCGCCTTCGCGAAGTGGCACCCCGAACCCAAGGAGCGCGAGGCGCGGGTCGTGTTCAACCGCAACGGCCTCGCGCTGATCGAGGTCCACCAGGGCCGCCTGGAAGCCGCGCTGGAGCTGCTGGACGCCTGCATCGCCCGGCTCGACGAGACCCTGGAGGAGCACGAGCACGCGCTGCACCGCTCCGTGCTGCGCTACAACCGCGCCCAGGTGTACGCGGGCCTCGGCCGCCACACCGACGCCGTCGCCGACTACACGGCGGTGATCGAGTGCGACCCCAACTACGCCGAGTACTACTTCGACCGGGGGATGCTCTGGCGCGACCTCGGCAGTCCGGAGCAGGCGCTGGCCGACTACGACCGCGCCATCCGGCTGTCGCCGCCCTTCCCGGAGGCGTACTTCAACCGGGCCGACGTGCTGGCCGAACTCGGCGAGACCGAGGCGGCCGCGGCGGACTTCGGCTACGTACTGGAGCTCGACCCGGCCTTCGCCGACGCCCGGCTCAACCGGGCCGCCCTGCTGTTCGAGGCGGGCGAGCACGAACGCGCCCTGGGCGAGGTCGGGACCGGATTGGCGGCGACTCCGGACAGCCCGCAACTCCTCTGCCTGAAGGGTCAGCTGCTGGCGGCCGAGGGCGACCCCGCGGCGGCGTCCGAGGCCTGCCGGGCCGCGCTCGCCGCCGACCCCGAGTACGCCCAGGCGTGGGCCCTGCTCGGCGAACTCCGCTACGAGGAGGGCGACCTGGACGGCGCGAGCGCCGACCTGGCCCGTGCGGTCGAGCTCTCGGCGGACCCGGGCATGCGGTTCAACCTGGCCGTGGTCCACCACGACGCCGGACGCTACGGCGAGGCCCTCGGGCTGCTCGACGAGGTGCTCGGCGCGACCGAGGACGTGGACGCCCGCTTGCAGCGGGCCCGTTGCCTGATCGGGCTCGACCGGGCGGACACCGCCAGGGCCGACCTGCTCGCCTGCCTGGAGGCCGACCCCGGGTCCGCGGAGCAGGTGTACGAGCTGATGCCCGACCTGGCCCGGGTCTGA
- a CDS encoding MAB_1171c family putative transporter, with protein MGDQLANAAGYFAGAVALLGTVWKILMDRGRRSDPALHHGYACGALIGAGMAVSAPATGPALAALLPDPSHLTLVADQLKVTASGALAMMAYSTRPAAAARRAVRRQTALTAVTVLLGVALFLAASPVRRGAEVGVDAAGRPVLAAYVTLFALHTAWCLAVFGFLIGRCARCLPRGVLRLGLRLMALSALAGLLWTADTLHDLANILATGHENGAESRVSALAGAVCVTLGFAGATASGWADWAGRVRAWHDHRRLGPLWSAMRTALPEIELAAQTGLFGDAGGPLRRDIQFALYRRIIEIRDGQLALRPHLHPEVRHWVAEAVGPAEAEELAAVVEAAAIAAALEAARAGHRFAGHPGEGCVPHPVAAGIHEEAAWLVRVAAAYTGSPAVAHVRARVRDELGRAALRH; from the coding sequence GTGGGTGACCAGCTGGCCAACGCCGCCGGGTACTTCGCCGGTGCGGTCGCACTGCTGGGCACGGTCTGGAAGATCCTGATGGACCGGGGACGCCGGTCCGATCCGGCGCTCCACCACGGCTACGCCTGCGGGGCGCTGATCGGCGCGGGGATGGCGGTGAGTGCCCCCGCCACCGGTCCGGCGCTGGCCGCCCTGCTCCCCGATCCTAGCCACCTCACCCTGGTGGCCGACCAGTTGAAGGTCACGGCCTCCGGCGCGCTGGCCATGATGGCGTACTCCACCCGGCCGGCTGCGGCGGCGCGGCGCGCGGTGCGGCGGCAGACCGCCCTCACGGCCGTCACCGTCCTGCTGGGCGTCGCCCTCTTCCTCGCCGCCTCGCCCGTCCGACGGGGCGCCGAGGTCGGCGTCGACGCCGCGGGCCGGCCCGTCCTGGCGGCCTACGTCACGTTGTTCGCCCTCCACACCGCGTGGTGCCTGGCGGTCTTCGGCTTCCTGATCGGGCGCTGCGCGCGGTGCCTGCCGCGCGGAGTCCTCCGGCTGGGCCTGCGCCTGATGGCACTGAGCGCGCTGGCGGGCCTGCTGTGGACCGCGGACACCCTGCACGACCTGGCGAACATCCTCGCCACGGGCCACGAGAACGGCGCGGAGAGCAGAGTGTCCGCGCTGGCGGGCGCCGTCTGCGTGACGCTCGGCTTCGCCGGTGCGACCGCGTCCGGCTGGGCGGACTGGGCCGGACGCGTCCGGGCCTGGCACGATCACCGCAGGCTCGGTCCGCTCTGGTCGGCGATGCGGACGGCGCTACCGGAGATCGAACTCGCCGCCCAGACCGGGCTGTTCGGCGACGCCGGCGGGCCGCTTCGCCGCGACATCCAGTTCGCGCTGTACCGGCGGATCATCGAGATCCGCGACGGCCAGCTCGCCCTCCGTCCCCATCTGCATCCCGAGGTGCGGCACTGGGTGGCGGAGGCCGTCGGCCCCGCCGAAGCGGAGGAGCTGGCGGCCGTGGTGGAGGCGGCCGCCATCGCGGCCGCCCTGGAGGCGGCCCGGGCCGGGCACCGGTTCGCCGGGCACCCCGGCGAGGGGTGCGTACCCCACCCGGTGGCGGCGGGCATCCACGAGGAGGCGGCCTGGCTGGTCCGGGTGGCCGCCGCCTACACCGGCTCGCCCGCCGTGGCGCACGTCCGCGCCCGGGTGCGCGACGAGCTGGGCCGCGCCGCGCTCCGGCACTGA
- a CDS encoding ParH-like protein, which produces MRRGRPIELMPLSGPEHSPCGVLITTDRADYIGYPADTTALHQQHIVLHEIGHLLCGHTGGPGAAPAVSPALTTLLPEDLVRRVLGRSGYTQRMEQEAELVASLALQRALHRPRSTAVGQLADQVVRLRYVFGRPLRPGAARRG; this is translated from the coding sequence GTGCGGCGCGGCAGACCCATCGAACTGATGCCGCTCTCCGGTCCGGAGCACTCGCCGTGCGGCGTGCTGATCACCACCGACCGGGCGGACTACATCGGTTATCCGGCCGACACCACGGCGCTGCACCAGCAGCACATCGTGCTGCACGAGATCGGCCACCTCCTCTGCGGGCACACCGGCGGCCCCGGGGCCGCCCCGGCCGTGTCGCCCGCGCTGACGACGCTGCTGCCGGAGGACCTGGTGCGCCGGGTGCTCGGCCGGTCCGGCTACACGCAGCGGATGGAGCAGGAGGCGGAACTCGTCGCCTCCCTCGCGCTACAGCGCGCGCTGCACCGGCCGCGCTCCACCGCCGTCGGCCAACTCGCCGACCAGGTCGTCCGGTTACGGTACGTGTTCGGTCGGCCGTTGCGGCCCGGCGCGGCCCGCCGTGGGTGA
- a CDS encoding XRE family transcriptional regulator, translating into MPDADSGASTLAAKLDRLFDVVRRPDREPYSHEEVARACREATGESFSATYLWQLRTGRRNNPTKRHLEALAQFFQVPPTYFFDDRQSARIAEELALLGALRNAGVRDVALRAVTLSPEGLGTISDMIEAIARREAGGR; encoded by the coding sequence GTGCCCGATGCGGACTCCGGTGCGTCCACGCTCGCGGCGAAGCTGGACCGGCTGTTCGACGTGGTCCGCCGTCCCGACCGTGAGCCGTACAGCCACGAGGAGGTCGCCCGGGCCTGTCGGGAGGCGACCGGCGAGAGCTTCTCGGCGACGTACCTCTGGCAGCTCCGGACCGGCCGCCGGAACAACCCGACGAAGCGTCACCTCGAAGCGCTGGCGCAGTTCTTCCAGGTGCCGCCGACGTACTTCTTCGACGACCGGCAGAGTGCCAGGATCGCCGAGGAGCTGGCGCTGCTCGGTGCACTGCGCAACGCGGGCGTACGGGACGTGGCGCTGCGCGCGGTGACCCTCTCCCCCGAAGGGCTCGGCACGATCAGCGACATGATCGAGGCGATCGCCCGCCGCGAGGCCGGCGGCCGGTAG
- a CDS encoding IS630 family transposase (programmed frameshift) translates to MRYADGGGLTAAGRVRRESLRMQAAELFEQRIKPPEVARRLRVSPKSAYQWHQLWRDGGVQALASRGPGGSRCRLSPRCLEKLAAYLDQGPAAHGWVEDQVWTAARVATLIGRKFHLSYSVSGATRLMHRLGFSPQVPARRVAERDEQAVTAWKEVTWAEVKERGRPGGGYICFEDEAGFTRRPPRGRTWGRRGRTPVVTVSGRRSGRLSVAGMIAMRPGSRTRLCHRLITHPAGRGKRRSMGERDFIALVDGVHQLVKAPIVLVWDRLNTHISHAMRDLIAERAWLTVFLLPAYSPDLNPVEWVWAHVKHSLANLAVMALDRLEALVRNRLKRLQYRPDTLDGFIAGTGLTLDTPTSP, encoded by the exons GTGAGGTATGCGGATGGGGGCGGGCTGACCGCCGCGGGACGGGTGCGCCGGGAGTCGCTGCGGATGCAGGCGGCCGAGCTGTTCGAGCAGAGGATCAAGCCGCCGGAAGTGGCCCGGCGTCTGCGGGTGAGCCCGAAGTCGGCCTACCAGTGGCACCAGTTGTGGCGCGATGGCGGTGTGCAGGCTCTGGCCTCTCGAGGCCCGGGTGGGTCGCGGTGCCGTCTGTCGCCGCGCTGCCTGGAGAAACTCGCCGCATACCTGGACCAGGGCCCGGCCGCACACGGCTGGGTGGAGGACCAGGTGTGGACCGCGGCGCGGGTGGCCACGCTGATCGGGCGGAAGTTCCACCTTTCCTACAGCGTGTCCGGGGCAACGAGGCTGATGCACCGGCTCGGCTTCAGCCCGCAGGTCCCCGCCCGGCGGGTGGCCGAGCGCGACGAGCAGGCCGTCACCGCGTGGAAGGAGGTGACCTGGGCGGAGGTAAAAGAGCGCGGGCGGCCTG GCGGGGGCTACATCTGCTTCGAGGACGAGGCAGGATTCACCCGCCGTCCGCCCAGAGGACGCACCTGGGGCCGGCGGGGCCGCACGCCGGTTGTGACGGTCAGCGGCCGCCGCTCGGGACGGTTGTCGGTGGCCGGGATGATCGCCATGCGGCCGGGCTCGCGCACCCGGCTGTGCCACCGCCTGATCACCCACCCCGCGGGCAGAGGCAAGCGCCGCAGCATGGGCGAGCGCGACTTCATCGCCCTGGTCGACGGTGTCCACCAGCTCGTCAAGGCGCCGATCGTTCTCGTCTGGGACCGCCTGAACACCCACATCTCCCACGCCATGCGCGACTTGATCGCCGAGCGCGCCTGGCTGACGGTGTTCCTGCTTCCCGCCTACTCGCCCGACCTCAACCCCGTCGAGTGGGTCTGGGCACACGTCAAGCACAGCCTGGCCAACCTCGCCGTCATGGCTCTCGACCGACTCGAGGCCCTCGTACGCAACCGGCTCAAACGCCTGCAGTACCGGCCCGACACCCTCGACGGCTTCATAGCCGGCACCGGCCTGACCCTCGACACCCCAACCTCACCCTGA